From one Candidatus Thorarchaeota archaeon genomic stretch:
- the cas4a gene encoding type I-A CRISPR-associated protein Cas4/Csa1, with protein sequence MRRRLLRRYRRRSREVVVDDRFRGWAWEVPPVDPPYDYQLALSELASRYCESMRDIYLRHVEKKRKPTNAKMIEGGLYHSVIASAVQNAKRELYNMTRASGHELGVRLVEMRDQVIDDMIKTARRPEVVGRGGTWDETRVRSNMEWLWDYEASQMVATVDRVLAAQPYIGTDALVHSAVPVVVEQKLDGRNIGLSGQLSADAFGMEGVVLDTKTGERRQFHRFSTTGYAMVIESIYEYPVDVGCIVYCWFRKPVPPTIEYDIHQIDEPLRQEFLELRDEAMRLIYNQRDPGMPALCYEDCPYWEECH encoded by the coding sequence GTGAGGAGGAGGCTTCTGAGGAGGTATCGCCGGCGCTCGCGTGAGGTGGTCGTCGACGACAGGTTCCGTGGTTGGGCATGGGAGGTCCCACCGGTCGACCCGCCCTACGACTACCAGCTGGCCCTGAGCGAACTGGCCAGTCGATACTGCGAGTCCATGCGTGACATATACCTGAGGCATGTTGAGAAGAAGAGGAAGCCGACCAATGCCAAGATGATTGAAGGCGGACTCTATCACTCGGTCATAGCCAGCGCTGTACAGAACGCGAAGAGGGAGCTCTACAACATGACGAGGGCATCCGGCCATGAGCTAGGAGTCAGGCTGGTTGAGATGCGGGACCAAGTCATAGACGACATGATCAAGACTGCCAGGAGACCCGAAGTGGTGGGGCGTGGTGGCACTTGGGACGAGACCCGCGTCAGGTCCAACATGGAGTGGCTGTGGGACTACGAGGCCAGTCAGATGGTCGCAACAGTGGATAGAGTCCTTGCTGCTCAGCCCTACATAGGCACAGACGCGCTTGTGCACTCTGCGGTGCCCGTGGTCGTCGAGCAGAAGCTTGACGGCAGGAACATAGGTCTCAGTGGCCAACTGAGTGCAGACGCGTTCGGCATGGAGGGAGTCGTGCTGGACACCAAGACAGGCGAGAGACGACAGTTCCACAGGTTCTCGACGACAGGGTACGCAATGGTCATCGAGAGCATATACGAGTACCCTGTGGACGTGGGTTGTATCGTCTACTGCTGGTTCAGGAAGCCCGTCCCGCCCACAATTGAGTATGACATCCATCAGATTGACGAACCGCTCCGTCAGGAGTTCCTAGAACTGAGGGATGAGGCCATGAGACTCATCTACAATCAACGAGACCCTGGGATGCCAGCCCTCTGCTACGAGGACTGTCCGTACTGGGAGGAGTGTCACTGA
- a CDS encoding MarR family transcriptional regulator: MTMGEKVLQIATLGLYANERVDQVVLMKGADKLVLLYTEANKDDVVSFKERHAKAKHPIDAELVDPWGYESILATVLDIILRHKEYTVQFNISCGTIAMRAACHMAAVLIEAPVYFVAETERDAGRPLVEVQPLSLSKLTAPKRTILSNLIRLGGHVQSQKELADVEGAHPSSISKHLKELESQKYIRRSREGGKKTIEITELGKVILRLKDARRDRVWGG, encoded by the coding sequence GTGACCATGGGCGAAAAGGTCCTTCAGATTGCCACCTTGGGCCTCTACGCAAACGAGCGTGTGGACCAAGTGGTTCTGATGAAAGGAGCGGACAAGCTCGTACTGCTGTATACTGAGGCCAACAAGGATGATGTAGTGTCGTTCAAAGAGAGACATGCCAAAGCGAAGCATCCGATAGACGCAGAGCTTGTTGACCCATGGGGGTATGAGAGCATCCTTGCGACCGTCCTAGACATCATCCTCAGACACAAGGAGTACACGGTACAGTTCAACATATCCTGCGGGACGATCGCCATGAGAGCAGCCTGTCACATGGCCGCGGTGCTCATCGAGGCCCCTGTGTACTTCGTGGCGGAGACAGAGAGGGACGCGGGAAGACCCCTAGTCGAGGTTCAACCACTCAGTCTGTCCAAGCTGACTGCACCCAAGAGGACCATCCTGAGCAATCTGATCAGACTGGGAGGCCATGTTCAAAGCCAGAAGGAACTGGCGGACGTGGAGGGCGCCCATCCCTCATCGATATCGAAGCACCTCAAGGAGCTGGAGAGCCAGAAGTACATACGGCGGAGCAGGGAGGGAGGCAAGAAGACCATTGAGATTACAGAACTTGGCAAGGTGATTCTCCGCCTGAAGGATGCCAGAAGGGACAGAGTCTGGGGAGGATGA
- a CDS encoding AAA family ATPase, with protein sequence MHLRVTEVEAHNFRSFEQIRVDLDPLTVLVGQNASGKSNLLDVLRFTSESLRKGLDSAISLRRGISAIRRWSAKGRPYDVTVRVILKSDEASASYSFTVGSKRRTEFEVKNEACSITHRGQDLQYEIRNGTWVAAPEDLKKIPLARAALALPIVAAVKPFGLVYNALTGMRFYTIYPNVLREPQPPGVPYPLEEHGSNLASVLREMQRTGNQWLPDLRAVLKRIVPDIGDFGVRQIGGYFVVMLVHEMDTANRERAFFDLSQESDGTLRILGLLTALYQDPPPTLISIEEPELTVHPGVIGVLADVLKETAKRSQVLITTHSPDLMDCVPVTSIRVVERVKGVTRIGPVNKEQIGAVEDRLFTPGDILRLEGLQRGEE encoded by the coding sequence ATTCACCTGAGAGTCACGGAAGTAGAGGCCCACAACTTCAGAAGCTTTGAACAGATCAGAGTTGACTTGGACCCGTTGACCGTACTTGTGGGACAGAATGCTTCCGGCAAGAGCAATCTTCTTGACGTCTTGCGGTTTACCAGCGAGTCTCTTCGAAAAGGCCTTGACTCTGCAATCTCTCTGCGTAGAGGAATCAGTGCTATTCGAAGATGGTCGGCCAAGGGTCGTCCGTACGATGTGACTGTCAGGGTCATCCTAAAATCGGATGAAGCAAGCGCATCATATTCATTCACGGTCGGAAGCAAAAGAAGGACAGAGTTCGAGGTCAAGAACGAGGCTTGTTCGATTACCCATAGAGGCCAAGACCTGCAATATGAAATCAGAAATGGCACATGGGTGGCCGCACCGGAAGACCTGAAGAAGATTCCATTAGCAAGAGCAGCTCTCGCGCTACCAATCGTGGCCGCCGTCAAGCCCTTTGGACTAGTCTATAATGCCCTCACAGGAATGAGGTTCTATACAATCTACCCAAACGTACTCAGAGAACCCCAGCCTCCGGGGGTACCATACCCACTTGAAGAACACGGCAGTAATCTTGCATCCGTCCTCAGAGAGATGCAGAGGACAGGAAACCAGTGGCTCCCGGACCTCAGAGCAGTCCTGAAGAGGATAGTTCCGGACATAGGCGACTTCGGTGTACGCCAGATTGGGGGGTACTTCGTCGTGATGCTCGTCCACGAGATGGACACGGCGAACAGAGAGAGGGCGTTCTTTGACCTCTCGCAGGAGTCTGATGGCACACTTAGGATTCTTGGCCTTCTGACTGCTCTGTATCAAGATCCACCGCCAACACTAATCTCAATCGAGGAACCGGAACTCACGGTCCATCCGGGTGTCATAGGGGTCCTTGCGGATGTACTCAAGGAAACTGCGAAACGGTCTCAAGTGCTCATCACCACACACAGTCCGGACCTGATGGACTGCGTACCGGTCACAAGCATCCGAGTTGTGGAACGAGTCAAGGGAGTCACGAGAATCGGGCCTGTAAACAAGGAGCAAATCGGCGCTGTGGAGGACCGTCTCTTCACGCCAGGAGATATACTGCGGCTAGAGGGGCTGCAGAGAGGGGAAGAATGA